A region of the Flavobacteriaceae bacterium MAR_2010_188 genome:
GCCAGTTGGCAGAAGGTCAGACAAAGTAATATTTACTGCAGTGACCAGCCCGTCATTAGATAGCGTTATGGTAAAGACAACGTTCTCACCAATCATTGGCTCTCTATTATCAACATCCTTGGTGACTGAAAGATCGTAGTCAGAATCAGTTAATGTTTCTGTAGGATCATCATCTGTATTTCCGTCATTGTCATCCCCATCGTCACTAGTATCCGTTACGTCGGTACCATCAGTATCCGTTCCTGATGTTACAACACTATTTGTAAGACCACCGGCATCGACATCATTCTGAGTGATGGTGTAAGTAGCGGTATAGGTGGCAATCTCACCAACGACCAGACTTCCTTCTGCACTTCCCATTGAAGAACTAACATAGCTAGGTCCATCACTGAATTCGAGCGTTGTTCCTAATAAGTCAGTGAACGTATCAGTTATAGTAATTAACTCAACATCAATATTACCTGTATTTTCAACTGTAATTGTATAAGTAACTACATCTCCCACACCTACTAAACCATCACCGTTATCGGCTACATCGGCTATTTTGGTTGTTTCTAATTGTGTAACTATTGGGATTGGTGTTTCTGTCGGGTCATCTTCAGTATTTCCATCGTCATCATCTCCATCATCACTTCTGTCGGTAGTGTTACCGCCAGAACCATCTCCTTCAGCTAAAACTGTATTACTTAGTCCACCAGCTTCCACATCACTTTGGGTAATGGTGTAGGTGGCAGTGTAAGTTGCTATTTCACCAGGAACTAAAATCCCTTCCGCACTTCCCATATCGGATGAATCGAAAGTTGGACCTGCGGTTAACGCTAATATATTTCTTGAGAAATCTGATAGAGAGTCAACAATACTTACACCGATTAAGGTAGTATTTCCTGTATTCTGAACAGTGATAGTGTAATTAACAACGTCTCCCGCGCCAAGTACATCACTACCGTTATTAGTAATGGTATATGTTTTTGTTGCTTCTAAACCTAGAGTTTCAGAGATAGGAGTTTCGGTTGGGTCATCCTCAGTATTTCCATCTGTATCATCGCCATCGTCACTAGTATCTGTGACGTCTGTACCACCTGCGGTATCACCATTTGCGATAACTATGTTTCTAACTCCTCCAGCGTCTACGTCTGATTGTACAATTATATAAGTAGCGGTATAGGTCGCAGTTTCTCCCACTTTCAAGGTTCCTTCAGAACTTCCAGCAGATGCTGTGACGAAAATAGGCCCAGAAGTTAGATTAATTGATGACCCTAAGAAATCGGTAAGTGTATCAACCAAATTAATATTATTGACCGTTACCGTACCTGTATTCTCTACGGTTATGGTATAAGTAATAGTATCCGCTGCTCCTAAGAAGGTATCTCCATTATCATCCACCGTAAAAGTCTTGGTAACTTCAATACTTGGATTCTCAGCGATTGGTGTTTCAGTTGGATCATCATCAGTATTGCCATCTGTATCATCCCCATCATCTGTAGTATCAGTAACCTCAGTGTCATCAGGACTATCGGCCGAAATATCAGCACTGTTTCTCACTCCACCCGCATCAACATCATTTTGAGTGATATCATAGGTTGCGGTATAGGTAGCGATTTCACCTGAAACTAACGTTCCTTCTGCGCTTCCCATAGAAGAACTAACAAATGTAGGTTGCGTAGTTAAACTTAAGCCATTACCCAGAAAGTCAGTAAGGTTGTCAGTTATTGTAACATTATCTAAAGTTACATTCCCAGTATTTTCTATTTCGAAAGTATAGGTGATTGTATCTCCTAAACCTACGATGCCATCACCTTCATCTGTTACTACTGCAGTTTTATTTGCATTAATGCTCGGTGTTTGACTAATTGGTGTTTCTGTTGGGTCATCTTCCGTATTACCATCCTCATCATCACCATCATCACTTGTATCCGTAACATTTGTATCGGTTGGACTATCACCTGAAACATTTGCGATATTTCTAATACCCGCAGCATCTACATCAGATTGTGTAATAATATAGGTGGCAGTATAAGTTGCACTTTCCCCCGCTTGTAATGAACCTTCTGGACTGCTAGCGTCGGCACTTACAAAGTCAGGACCAGATGTTAAGTTTAAGGAGGTGCCATTGAAATCGGTTAATATGTCTTCTAACGTTATATTATTTAAAGTTACATTTCCTGTATTCTGAACGGTAATTGTATAGGTAATTATATCATCTACGCCCAAAATGTCATTACCATTATCTGTAATTCCAGCTATTTTAGTAGCTTCAATGCTTACTACTTCAGGAATTAAAGTCACGGTTGGATCATCTTCCGTATTGCCATCAGTGTCATCTCCGTCGTCACTAGTGTCAGTTACGTCCGTTCCTAAAACACTACTTGCGGAAGCTTCAATACTATTGCTTACACCACCAGCATCGACATCATTTGAAGTTATTATATAAGTTGCTGAATACGTAGCAATTTCACCTGGAACTAATATGCCTTCAATCCCTAACAGATTTGTTTCAACAAAAGTTGGGCCCGAAGTCAGAGATAGTGAGTTTCCAGCTAAATCGGTCAAAGTATCATCTGCAGAAACATTTAATAATGGAACGTTTCCTGTATTTTCTATCGTAATGGTATAGGTAATTGTGTCTCCTGCACCGATAATCCCATCGCCTTCATCTGTTACCACTGCTATTTTAGTTGCTTCCAACATAACAATCTCTATAATTGGAGTCTCAGTTGCATCATCTTCTGTATTTCCGTCATCATCATCTCCATCGTCACTAACATCAGAAACCGGGTCACCATCAGGACTTGAGCCAGAGCCAGTAACGGTATTGCTTAGACCTCCGCCTACTATATCGGCATCAACGATTATATAAGTCGCAACAAACGTGGCCGTAGTACCTGGTAAAAGATTCGTTTGAGTACTACCGCCGGTAGCGCTCTGAAAAGTAACTGGGGTAGACAGAGTACGCGGATTACCCAATAAATCAGTGAGTGTATCAACCAATGAAAGTGCAGTGATTGCTATATCTCCAGTATTTTCAACTGTGATTGTATAGGTAATGGTATCATCAGTTCCCAATAGGCCATCTCCGTTATCGGTTACAGCAAAGGTTTTGGTAATTTCCATTTTTGGAATCAATGTTTCGGTAGGATCGTCGGTTGTATTACCATCAGTATCATCCCCATCGTCACTTGTATCTGTTACGTTGGTATCTCTTGGGCTGTCGCCAGATACTACTACACTGTTTCTAACACCACCCGCTGTCACATCGCTGTCTGTGAGCACATAAGTCGCGATATAAATAGCAGTTTCTTCTGGTAATAGGGTGCCTTCTAGACTTCCGAAATCAGAACTTTGATAAGTTGGCCCCGACGCTAAAGTTAAGTCATTGCCCAGGAGATCTTGAAGAGTGTCAACCAATGTAATACCGGTTAAACTCACTGTACCTGTATTTAGAACAGAAAATGTATAGGTTATGGTATCGCCTTCACCCAAAGAACCATCTCCATTGTCAGTTATATCAGCCGTCTTTGTAGCCTCAATACTTGGGTCTTCTGGGATGAGCGTTTCAGTTGGATCGTCTTCCGTATTGCCATCTGAATCGTCACCATCGTCACTAGTGTCGGAAATTGTAATACCAAATGGACTTCTACCTTCAGATATTGCGCTGTTGCTAACTCCACCGGCATCTACGTCGGACTGGGTAAGGACATAAACAGCGGTATACGTTGCAATTTCCTCTACTAATAAAACACCTTCAGAACTTCCTTTATCGGCCGCGATAAATGTAGGACCCGTGGTTAAGGACAGGCTATTTCCTAGCAAATCGGTAAGATTGTCGGTAATATCGACATTATTTAAATTGACATTTCCTGTATTTTTTACGGTGATCGAATAATTAAGAATATCTCCCGGGCCTAATATCCCATCACCGTCATCCACGATTCTAGCAATTTTGGTAGTTTTAAGAATAGGGAATTCTGGAGTTATGGTTTCTGTAGGATCATCTTGTGTATTTCCATCAGTATCATCACCATCATCACTTACATCCGTCACAATTATGCCAACGGGACTTTCACCTTGTGCAGTTACAGTGTTAGATATACCGCCAGCATTAACATCTGCTTGTATTATAGAATAAGTTGCTGTATAAGTTGCAGTTTCTCCTACCAAGAGATTGCCCATTGTGCTACCAAACTCTGCACTGACAAAGGTTGGGCCTGAAGTTAATGATCGGCTATTGTTATTAAAATCTTCCAGAGTGTCCGTAAAATTGACATTTATTAAGTCAACATTACCAGTGTTTTTAATGAGAATAGTATAATTAACAGTATCTCCCACTCCTAGTACACCATTGCCATTATCACTAAGACTCGCTATCTTGGTCGCTTCAATACCAGGGTTTTGATCGATTAAAGTTTCTGTCGGGTCATCTACTGTATTGCCATCGCTGTCAATGCCGTCATCACTCACGTCACTCACAGGAGTTGAATTAGGACTTATTCCATTTACGGTTACACTATTTCTAACACCTCCAGAATTTACATCACTTTGGGTAAGAACGTATGTTGCCGTATATGTAGCAATTTCTCTAGATTTAATTCTTCCGGCAGGGCTTCCTAAATCAGCATCTACAAAAGTTGGTCCTGTTGTAAGATTTAAAGGAAGACCATCCAAATCAGTTAAAGTGTCAACAATATTTAAATTCCGTATTGTAACGTTTCCATTATTTTGAATTGTTATTGTGTAACTAACAACATCATCAATCCCAATAACACCATCGCCATTATCTGCCAATGATGCAACCTTGGTCACTTCCATTGCGGTAGTCTCAGGAATCAGAGTTTCTGTTGAATCATTCAAGGTATTTCCATCGGCGTCGTCCCCATCATCACTTACATCCGTAACATTAACATTTTGAGGGCTACTCCCATTAACGAGGACACTGTTGATTACTCCTCCCGCGTCTACTACAGCTTGAGTTAAGGCGACGGTTGCGGTATAGGTTGCTGTTTCGCCTGTACGTAAAGTGCCCGCAGAACTTCCACGATTAGCACTAAGAAAAGTTGGACCAGTTGTTAATGATATTGCATTACCGTTAGCATCAGTGAGTGTATCAATTAATCCAACCCCAACTAATAATACATTCCCACTATTGCGAACCTGTATAGTATAGCTTATAATATCATCTACTCCTAAAATACCGTCCCCGTTATCGGAAATTGTAAAGGTTTTGGTAGCTTCAATCGCTGGATTTTGGACAATAATCGTGACCGTGGGGTCGTTTGTTGTATTTCCATCTGAATCGATACCATCATCACTAACATCGGTAATATTCGTCCCTCCTGCTGTTGAAGATCGCCCAAGAACGGTATTAGATACACCGCC
Encoded here:
- a CDS encoding conserved repeat domain-containing protein/gliding motility-associated C-terminal domain-containing protein, encoding MKIYKRFSIRNLVHSIFVLIILISSDLAFAQTITPTNGTANCGNCTPSGWSIVSGQPDVSNRTTAATTSVQGGGANWVASPGSSSTITLPSPINGHSNWASLQDTGSAVQEAISTTITGLVTNRTYEVTLYSLTAVTNIGQANRKYAGKYNDSYNFQFPTATTQAVSSLSQNSWSSSTLRFTASSANQLFTLRGGANSTANGDPNPVGYEQYETVQLSVSAGAVNSVPVASNDVAATTGTTPVTINVTATDIDDGGSINVATVDLNTTTAGIQQTATNSSGTWSVDNLGNVTFTANNTFSGAATINYTVNDNFVLDGVSRAASSNIATITVNVAANPAIEVTKTASVVTGVGNTVTYTIRVENTGNVPLTGVNLTDTLTDLNGNVLTLTSGPTFISSTGPNVAGTLIPGEIATYRATKLITQAIVDAGGLRNTVTAQGASPANGTVSDVSDNGNDSDGNTSNDPTLTVIPENAIVDVDKIYSIVDNGDGVLGADDVITYTIRVRNTGNVTLTGLNLVDNIENFSGTSRTLATGPTFISSTQSSPPGTLKVGERANYQATYVIRSGDVESGGVRNSATARATTPAGNTISDVSDDNDDTDGNTVDDSTETPIVLSPSIEVTKTSSLIDNGDGVTGLDDVITYTITIRNTGNVNLINVGMTDTLTDLLGNPLTLTTGPTYFGSNRGSAVGSLLVGETASYTATYSVTQSNVNAGGVSNTVLGRSSTAGGTNITDVSDDGIDSDGNTTNDPTVTIIVQNPAIEATKTFTISDNGDGILGVDDIISYTIQVRNSGNVLLVGVGLIDTLTDANGNAISLTTGPTFLSANRGSSAGTLRTGETATYTATVALTQAVVDAGGVINSVLVNGSSPQNVNVTDVSDDGDDADGNTLNDSTETLIPETTAMEVTKVASLADNGDGVIGIDDVVSYTITIQNNGNVTIRNLNIVDTLTDLDGLPLNLTTGPTFVDADLGSPAGRIKSREIATYTATYVLTQSDVNSGGVRNSVTVNGISPNSTPVSDVSDDGIDSDGNTVDDPTETLIDQNPGIEATKIASLSDNGNGVLGVGDTVNYTILIKNTGNVDLINVNFTDTLEDFNNNSRSLTSGPTFVSAEFGSTMGNLLVGETATYTATYSIIQADVNAGGISNTVTAQGESPVGIIVTDVSDDGDDTDGNTQDDPTETITPEFPILKTTKIARIVDDGDGILGPGDILNYSITVKNTGNVNLNNVDITDNLTDLLGNSLSLTTGPTFIAADKGSSEGVLLVEEIATYTAVYVLTQSDVDAGGVSNSAISEGRSPFGITISDTSDDGDDSDGNTEDDPTETLIPEDPSIEATKTADITDNGDGSLGEGDTITYTFSVLNTGTVSLTGITLVDTLQDLLGNDLTLASGPTYQSSDFGSLEGTLLPEETAIYIATYVLTDSDVTAGGVRNSVVVSGDSPRDTNVTDTSDDGDDTDGNTTDDPTETLIPKMEITKTFAVTDNGDGLLGTDDTITYTITVENTGDIAITALSLVDTLTDLLGNPRTLSTPVTFQSATGGSTQTNLLPGTTATFVATYIIVDADIVGGGLSNTVTGSGSSPDGDPVSDVSDDGDDDDGNTEDDATETPIIEIVMLEATKIAVVTDEGDGIIGAGDTITYTITIENTGNVPLLNVSADDTLTDLAGNSLSLTSGPTFVETNLLGIEGILVPGEIATYSATYIITSNDVDAGGVSNSIEASASSVLGTDVTDTSDDGDDTDGNTEDDPTVTLIPEVVSIEATKIAGITDNGNDILGVDDIITYTITVQNTGNVTLNNITLEDILTDFNGTSLNLTSGPDFVSADASSPEGSLQAGESATYTATYIITQSDVDAAGIRNIANVSGDSPTDTNVTDTSDDGDDEDGNTEDDPTETPISQTPSINANKTAVVTDEGDGIVGLGDTITYTFEIENTGNVTLDNVTITDNLTDFLGNGLSLTTQPTFVSSSMGSAEGTLVSGEIATYTATYDITQNDVDAGGVRNSADISADSPDDTEVTDTTDDGDDTDGNTDDDPTETPIAENPSIEVTKTFTVDDNGDTFLGAADTITYTITVENTGTVTVNNINLVDTLTDFLGSSINLTSGPIFVTASAGSSEGTLKVGETATYTATYIIVQSDVDAGGVRNIVIANGDTAGGTDVTDTSDDGDDTDGNTEDDPTETPISETLGLEATKTYTITNNGSDVLGAGDVVNYTITVQNTGNTTLIGVSIVDSLSDFSRNILALTAGPTFDSSDMGSAEGILVPGEIATYTATYTITQSDVEAGGLSNTVLAEGDGSGGNTTDRSDDGDDDDGNTEDDPTETPIPIVTQLETTKIADVADNGDGLVGVGDVVTYTITVENTGNIDVELITITDTFTDLLGTTLEFSDGPSYVSSSMGSAEGSLVVGEIATYTATYTITQNDVDAGGLTNSVVTSGTDTDGTDVTDTSDDGDDNDGNTDDDPTETLTDSDYDLSVTKDVDNREPMIGENVVFTITLSNDGLVTAVNITLSDLLPTGYNFVSSTTTAGSYSESSGDWTVDLLNPGQIEMLEITAEVLGFGDYLNIASITDSDGGPDDDPSNDTDSADVEPICLIVYNEFSPNGDGVNETFIIDCIENYPTSKLEVYNRWGNIVYETTGYKNDWSGTSNGRAVIGKGEDLPVGTYYYVIDLKNGSEPKSGWLYINR